The genomic interval ATCAGCGAGGCTGCGCGCGTGCATTCGATCTTGCTGCATCGATTTGGGGAGGATTTTGCTGTAGAGGGCTACATTAAGAATCCATACGAATGCGAACAGAGCCGGAGACCGTAAGCGGCAGCGAGCGCCGATATTGATGAGGTGGACTGAGTGGACTGAGTGGACTGAGTGGATTGAGTGGATTGAGTGGACTGAGTGGACTGAGGTGGACTGAGTGGACTGAGTGGACTACTCGGTAGACTTTGTAGACTGAGATGAAGTAGGTTTTTGCTGGTCTGTCCATTCCGTCCACTACGTCCACTCAGTCCAGGTTTCGTAGGACCTGATTTCTTCAACAATGTTCACAGGCCTGATTCAACAAACGGGAATTATCGAGTCATTGACTAGCAGCAGCGGCACGATGCGCATCCGTGTCTCCGCTCCGAGGCTTGCCTCTAAGCTGACGGAAGGCGACAGCGTTGCCGTAAACGGGGTGTGCCTCACCGCTCTCAAAGCAACTGCCGATTCATTCGAAGCCGACCTCGCCCAGGAGACGATCGCTCGCACTTCCCTTTCACATCTCTCACCCGGTCGCATTGTCAATTTGGAACTGCCTACTCCAGCCGGAACTCCGCTCGGCGGACACATTGTGCAAGGTCATGTAGATGGAACTGGCAAGCTTGTTTCACTTCGTCCGACTAGCAACGGCAGTAAAGATCGCTGGCTCGAAGTTGAGGTTCCTGAGTCACTCACTCGTTATATCGTCGAGAAGGGCTCGGTTACGGTCGAGGGTATCAGCCTCACCGTTGCGAAGATCTCCGACACTCGCGTCACAATCGCAATCATTCCCCATACTTATGCGGCAACGAATCTGCATACTCTCTCGTCGGGAGAGCCGGTGAATATTGAAGTCGATGTGCTGGCGCGGTATGCGGAGAAGCAGCGGGACAAAGGACAGCGTTGGACCATTGAGGAGTTGGTAGCGAGAGGGTTTTGACGGAGCAGCTGGGCGCAAGGCAGTGGGCAGTCGTATGTTTCCTGACTGCGTTTCTCAATTGCTTATGGGTTTAGGTCGCACCTGGAGCTGGCCATCCGGCCATCTCCAGCCCACCGCTTACCGGCGGCGGTTCTGTTTTCTGCCTGCGAGCAGGGCGAGTTCGCGCCATTTCCAGTGGCAGTCTACGTCGATGAACCCAATTTCCCGAAGCCACTGTAGTTGGGTTTCGACATCGAGCAGCTTGTTTGAAGGATCCTCCTGCTCGGGAGCCGTGTCGATGGAGCGAAGGAATTCATGATGCAGGGCTATGGTTGGCGACGCTACATGCTCGAGGTTGCAGAAAACGCCATCGGGAGTAAGGAATTCGAATATCTCGCCATAAAGGCTCCGCTTGCGCTCGTGCGCCAGATGATGAATTGCGAAGCTGGAGATTACGCAATCGAAGCTTCCCATTTCGGGCAGCGGATTTGCGAGATCGTGGGCGATGACAGTTACATAGGTAGTTGAGCTGAAACGCTCACGCAACGTATCCAACATGGTCGGGGAGAAATCCAGAGCCACGAATTGCGTTTGCGGTCTCGCGGCCCGCACCAGGCCAAGCAGTCTTCCTCCTCCGCTTCCGAGATCGAGAATGCGAGCGGCATTCGCAGGGACAAATTCCAACAGCGCGGCTTCGCCCTCGACGCGATGCGGAATCGTGTCGGCGCGGCGAAGATATTCGAGCGCGTGCTCGGCCGAGGGCCAGAGGTTGACGTCGGATGAAAGACTCATTGTGGAAACATTGTCGCATGCGAGTCAGGAGAGACTGAGAGCACAGGTTTAACTCGGATGATGCACGCTGGATTTGGAAAAAGTCTCAATCTCCTGTCTTCCTGAAGCGCTTTTTTTTGCACGAAGGATCTTCCGGAATGCATAAAACGGAAATGCGCCTTCCAGCCTCTTCGGCCATGAAGCAACCGTTTTGGTAAGAGCCACGCAAGGGCATTTCAGGCGGAAGCATCGCGGGAGATCCTTCGCGCAAAAGAAGCGCTTCAGGAAGACAGGTTTTTCCAGTGTGCTGAATTTTCCGATCCCAGACAGGGTAATAGTCCGTGAGAAATGCGTTCTGCGGCAATCGCGCCTAAGGTTAGAATAGGCTGCGACTCACGGTCGTTCTCGTCCTGCGGTCACGCCACCTCGGCCCATGAATTCTGATCAGAATGCGCTTGCGGCGCTGAAGCGGTATTGGGGATATGACTCTTTTCGTCCTCTGCAGGAGCGCATTGTCAACAGTCTGCTCTCCGGTCGCGACACCTGCGTCGTGATGCCTACGGGTGGCGGCAAATCTCTCTGCTATCAATTGCCCGCTGCCATGCTGGACGGCCGTACGGTGATCGTCATCTCTCCTCTGATCGCTCTCATGCAGGACCAGCTTGCGCAACTCACGCAGATGGGCATTCCCGCGAGCGTGCTCAACAGCGCTATGAGTATAGGAGATCAGTCCGAGATCGCGATCAAGGCGGTTCGAGGAGAGTTTCGTCTGCTGTATCTTTCGCCCGAGCGCCTCGCTCGGAGAGACACGATCGACTGGCTGAAGCAGGTTCCGGTTTCGTTCTTCGCGATTGACGAGGCACACTGCATCTCCGAATGGGGACACGAGTTCCGTCCGGAGTACCGTCAGCTCAGCGCGCTGCGTCAGCACTTTCCCGACTGCCCGATCGCGGCATTCACGGCTAGCGCTACGCGGCAGGTGCGGCACGACATTATTCATCAGCTTCGGCTGCGCAATCCAGATAAGTACATTGCCAGTTTTCATCGTCGCAATTTGCGCTATGTGGTCAAGGAATGTGACTCATGGGCGCAGCCGGATCTGCTTCTGCGCGCACTCGGCAAATACCACGGCAGCAACGTGATTGTGTATGCGCCGACGATCAGGCGCGTGGAGGAGACCGTGGACTTCCTCGAAGCGCGCGGCATTCCGGCAATTGCTTATCACGGTCAGATGGATGCCGCAACTCGCCGAACAAACCAGGAGCGTTGGACATCCGACGAAGTTCGCGTCATCGTGGGGACGATCGCGTTCGGCCTCGGCATCAACAAAGCCGCGGTTCGCGCCGTGATTCATCTATCCCTGCCGAAATCGATCGAGCAGTACTATCAGGAAGCCGGACGCGCCGGACGCGATGGCGAACCTGCGGATTGCCTGCTGCTCTGGCAAAAGCGCGATATCGGCCTGCTGACGTACTTCATCGAGAAGATCACCGATCCTGCTGAAAAGGAACGCTCCTGGCAGCGCTATCACCAGGTCAGGCGATTCGTCGAGAGCAGCGTCTGCCGGCATCTGCAAGTGTGTTCCCATTTTGGGGAGACGCCCAAGTGGACCACGTGCGGCGCCTGCGATGTGTGCGGATCCCAGCCTGACTGGCTCGTTGTGCCAGTCGAGCAGCCGACGCGCAACCGAAAGCGAGCTATGGCATTCTCTGCAGTCGGTAACGGCGCTCCGCAATCGCTGCCTACGCCCGAGCCTCCGCTCTCCGACATCGATTACGAACTCAAAGAATACCTTCGCGAGTGGCGAAGACAGACCTCCCGCCAGCAGGGACTGGCTGCGTTCGTCGTCATGCACGACAGCACGCTCGAAGCACTCTGCCGCATTCAGCCATCCAATCTCATCGAAATGAAACGTGTTCCCGGAATGGGAGAACGCAAAATCGGATCCTATGGTGCGCAGATTCTTAAGGCCATGCAGGAGTTCCGTGCCGGTGCGCGTGCTGCCGGGAACGCTTCAGGAGTCAAGAAGACCTCCAAACCGTCAGAGGAAACCAGACGGCTGCTTGCGCAGGGACGCACGCTGCAGGAAATTGCAGAAATTCGCGGACGTCAACTTGGCAGCGTAGTCGCGCTCGTCGCCGACATGGTGGAAAGCGGAGAACTGGATTTCCAGCCGCAATGGGTCGGCAATGAGAAGGTAGAGGCCATTGAAGCAGCCTGCACCTCCGTGAGCAGTGAGAGATTGCGTCCCATTAAAGATGCGCTGCCCCCCGAGATCACATTCGATGAAATCCGGCTCGTTTTGGCCAAGCGCCGCTTCGAGCATGCGCGAGCATAGGATTTCACCACGGAGGACACTGAGGACGACAGAGGGATGCTAAAGAGAAAGTAGTTTTTCCTCTGTGGTCCTCTGCGGCGCCCTGTGGTGAAATCCTGCAGGGTTCGGTATTACAGCCCGCGCGGCACCAGTACGAAGCTGTCAATCGCAATCGCCGCTGCTCGTCTGTCCCGTGAGGGATCGAGGCGGAAGATCAAGCGAATTTGGTTGAAGCGCACGAGATCACAGTGCAACGGCACCTTGAATCCCTCAGTTTCGGAATGGGAAGTCATTACATTCATCAGATCTGAACTCTGCTCCAGGCGTTCTACTCCGAGTGACAGCATAGGAATTCCCCAAGTGCGCGTGTCGGCGAGTACGAGTTCCACCGAGATCGTTTGCGGATTCTGATCGGCATCAAGCATTGCGAGTTTGATCTTGTCGATATCGCGCGTCTCGATGGGTTCGTCTAAAGTTTGCACCGCTTCCATCTGAAGCGGCTTTCGATTCGAAGAGCGGACACCCACGTTCGCCGGGTCACCTTCTGCCCTTACCGAATCGAATGGGGGACGGACGAATGGATCTTGGAAAAACCAATAGGAGCCGGTAAATGGAATATGCAGCGGGTTCTTAAGGCCCATTGCCTTCCGATTGAAGACAAGCTGCGGAATTTGCCTGGAGCTGACCTGAGGCATCCGCTTTGGCGTGAGGATCACTCCGATGTACCCATCACTCCGAATCGGCGTCTCCTGCAAGCGAACGGCATGATTGCGCACGACAGCTCCGCCGGCTTTGCGCACGAAGAGGCTTCGCAACAGCGCCGCCAGTGAAGCGTCTCCATTCGAAGAAGCAATGAACGGCAGCAGGCCAACTAATACCATTGCCGTCGCGCAACCAGCGCTCAATGCAAGGCGCGTCCCATCGCGAGAAAGCAGTCGAGGCGAAATGTTTGGAGTACTCCCACGCGGAAGTTGCGTTGCAAGTACGGCAGCCCCGACAACAAAGAGTACGAAGGCGATTTCGCGCTCGGCAATCCAATTCGCCAATCCGGCTGCTTCCAATGCTGCCGTTGCGAGAATCACCAAGGCGAGCGATTTTGAGAGTCGGCTCAAGTCTTCCAGTTGAGAGAAGTTGCCGAATCCTTGTTGGCTTTGTATGGCTGCAGGACTCGGATATACCTCTTCATCCGTCACCCTTCGCAACACTGAAAATCCGGCGATCACCATAGCTGCCGCGATCAGTCCAGCCCAGGCTGAGCGTTCGAGGAGGAGGATTATTAACGGGGCGGTCCATACCGCAACGATCGTGAAGAGAACGAGATTTCGCCGAGTTCTGGAATCTCCGAGACGTACACCCGGGCCATACCCGGCGATTGCGCCTGAGAAGGCCGCAACCAGGACAATCCCGACGTACTCGATCGCGACAATGATCGGCGGCAACCAGCGAAGCTGTTGAAGAGACGGAGGTGTGATCCAGGTCCTGAGAACAACATAGCGAAGAGGACACGCGATGAAGCCGGTCATAAAGCCGGCCAGAACAGAATACGTAAGCGCGCGGCGTGAACGGACCCAAAATGGAACTTGAGGAGGCGGTCCTACGGTGCGCAGCTCTCCTCTAGGCGCGCCGCGCGGAATGTTCAGGAAGGACACGATGTTGGTGCATCAGCCAGGAGCTGATACGGGTTTTTGACACCTCAAGTGTAGTCCCGGTTCCCTCGCTGTATGAAAGGATTCGAACACGCCAAGCAAAAGGGATAGAGAACAGGAGAAAGGTTAGAGTGAAGAATGCCTGCTCTTATGTGACCTGTTCCCTGTTCCCTGTAACCTGCGGCCTAGAGGCTTCTAACAAATTAATTGGTGCTGGCGGATGCCGTCCCGAGCGTGTCGGTGCCTGCGACTGGGGGCGGCGACGCTGGAGAAGCAGCCTGAAAACTCGGCGTCGGGTGACTGTAGAGTCCGAACAGCAGGTGATAACGAACCTTAAGTACCTCGCACAACATCTGGAATGAAGCGCTCACGAGGTTCAACCTGCTGCGGTCATCGTGGATAGCTTCCACGCCAACCTCTTTCACAACGAAGCAGAAGCGGTCGGCGAGCATAAGCACCTCGGGATCGAAACCCCAGCGCTCGATGCGTTGACGCGAGAAGATCAGGCGTGCAGCTTTTCGCTTGAACGCCTTGAAGCCGCATTGAGTGTCTTCATACCGTAATCCCAACACGGAACGGACGACCATCTGGAACCCGGCGCTGCACATACGGCGATACCAGGGCACGGCGACCCGCTCTCCTCCCGCAACGACTCCGCGCGAACCAATGGCGATATCGGCACCTTCATGAAGCGCGGCGAGCAACTTGTGGAATTCCTGAATTGGCACAGAAAGATCGGCGTCGCATAGAAGAATAATTTCGCCCAGCGCGGCTTCTGCTCCACGGCGCAGACTGAATCCTTTGCCGCGGTTGATATGATTTTGCATCAGGCGCAAGTAGGGTAGCTGCTGCATGTGACGCGTGACCAGACGCGCGGTGCCGTCCTGAGAGCCATCGTCGACGACGATGATTTCCGCGTTCCATGCTTCAGCTTCGATAAATGCAGCCAGCTTGTCGAGAGTGGCGTCCAGGCGTCCCTCTTCGTTATAAGCCGGAATGACGATAGTGAGCGAATACATGGTTCACCTTGAATTCAGTGGGTCCATCGCTTCTGTCGCCCGGTGAAATCGCGACGGCCAGACTTCGATTGTCTGGGCCGGCTTCCTCCTTGAGGCTTTGTGTCGCCGCTTCAACGCAATGTACTTCGCGAATGACTGGAGATACTGATCGACAACCTTCTCCATCGTCATGCGCACCGCTACCGAGAAATTCTGCTCCGCCATTTCCTGCTGCAGAGTCGGATTCTCGAGTAGATCAGCCAGGATCTTTGCCAGGCTGTCGGTATTACCGTTTTCATAAAACAACATGGCTAGCTCTTCGGTCTGAGCCATGTCACGGAAATCAGGGATGTCTGAACCAATGATTGGCACAGCAAATTCGCAGGCCTGATGTGCTACTCCGCTTGGCCCGCCCGCGGAGGTATAAGGCAGGACCATCACAGTTGCAGAAGAGAAGAGCCGCCCAATTTCATCTTCTGGAACATAGCCCTGGAATTCGATGTGCGAGCAATCTTTCCAGCGTTCGCGCAATGACTCGACGTATCCGGGACACATCGGGTGATTTGAGCCCGCGATCACCAGTTTCGCGTTCGGGAATCGATCGGCGATCTGCGCAAAAGCTTCGATCAGAATTTCTGGACGCTTGTAGGTTCCCCATTTGCCAAATGCAAGAATGCGGTGCTCAGGATTTCCCCGTTTGCTGATGTCGGGAAATTTCGGAGCCGCGGAAAAGATTCCGTGTTTGCGCAGATGGACGTATTCACCGCCGTAGTTTTCAAGCAACAGCTTGCGATATGACGGCAGTAGAACAGTCACCGATCCGGAGAAGAGGATCAGCTTCGTCGCGATCGCGCCGCAGAAGCGATACAGACGTGGGAACCGCGTGCCTTTGGACAGATCCAACGCTTCGATTACATGATGCAAAGTAATGTGCGTATAAAAACCAAACAATCGCAGTAGGAACGCCGTGCAGATGCCGAGAAACGCAGGGACTGGCTTATCGCCAAAACTGGAGAAGACCAAATTAAACCAGACAACGTCGGGCTTGTGTTTTCTGGCGGCGCGCAGCAGCGCGAAGGGCGTCGAGGCGGAATTAAATTTCCAGCAGCGATCGACGTCGAACTCGGGAAGCTCTGCAGCGGGCTGATCCATCTGGTCGGCCAGGACCGTGAGGCTGATGAGGTCGTGCTTTTTGAGTTCTTTGGCTAAATGGAAACCGTACTCGTTGAGTCTCTCTGTACTCGGAGGGAATGCTGTGACTAAACAAACTTTCATGGGGCCCATCCGCCTTGGTTTCAGGAGGTGCTTACCTGTTTACAGATGAGATACTCTGCCGAGATGTTGGCAGCAGCTTCGAAAAACTTTGTACGCCATAAGCGCGGACCGCAACGCGATTTGCCCGCAATCCGCGCGCATATCTCATTGCCATTCCCCTTCAGCGATAATCATTCCAACGTTAACCATTCAGATAACGTATACAAAGCTGTGCGGAGATGAGAGACGCAGGGATACTGCGCCTCTCGTCCACGTCAGAAGCGAATTGTCGGACCGAAAGAGACCTTCAGATCGTGCTGCGCGCCGCGATCGAAGTAGATCTCGTCGCCCGCATCAACACGGATACCAAGAGGGCCAAGGAAAAATTCGAGTCCGCCACCTGGATAAAAGACGCCGTTCAGGTCAGTGCCTTGGAGACTGGTCGGGAAGTTGCCGAAGGTAACCGCTCCCGGTGTTACGCCGAAGCGTACAAAACCGCCCTTAGCAAACAGAAATGCGCGAACAGGCGAGTTCGTACCCAACTGGAACTTCGGTCCGA from Terriglobales bacterium carries:
- a CDS encoding RecQ family ATP-dependent DNA helicase, encoding MNSDQNALAALKRYWGYDSFRPLQERIVNSLLSGRDTCVVMPTGGGKSLCYQLPAAMLDGRTVIVISPLIALMQDQLAQLTQMGIPASVLNSAMSIGDQSEIAIKAVRGEFRLLYLSPERLARRDTIDWLKQVPVSFFAIDEAHCISEWGHEFRPEYRQLSALRQHFPDCPIAAFTASATRQVRHDIIHQLRLRNPDKYIASFHRRNLRYVVKECDSWAQPDLLLRALGKYHGSNVIVYAPTIRRVEETVDFLEARGIPAIAYHGQMDAATRRTNQERWTSDEVRVIVGTIAFGLGINKAAVRAVIHLSLPKSIEQYYQEAGRAGRDGEPADCLLLWQKRDIGLLTYFIEKITDPAEKERSWQRYHQVRRFVESSVCRHLQVCSHFGETPKWTTCGACDVCGSQPDWLVVPVEQPTRNRKRAMAFSAVGNGAPQSLPTPEPPLSDIDYELKEYLREWRRQTSRQQGLAAFVVMHDSTLEALCRIQPSNLIEMKRVPGMGERKIGSYGAQILKAMQEFRAGARAAGNASGVKKTSKPSEETRRLLAQGRTLQEIAEIRGRQLGSVVALVADMVESGELDFQPQWVGNEKVEAIEAACTSVSSERLRPIKDALPPEITFDEIRLVLAKRRFEHARA
- a CDS encoding riboflavin synthase; the encoded protein is MFTGLIQQTGIIESLTSSSGTMRIRVSAPRLASKLTEGDSVAVNGVCLTALKATADSFEADLAQETIARTSLSHLSPGRIVNLELPTPAGTPLGGHIVQGHVDGTGKLVSLRPTSNGSKDRWLEVEVPESLTRYIVEKGSVTVEGISLTVAKISDTRVTIAIIPHTYAATNLHTLSSGEPVNIEVDVLARYAEKQRDKGQRWTIEELVARGF
- a CDS encoding methyltransferase domain-containing protein, which produces MSLSSDVNLWPSAEHALEYLRRADTIPHRVEGEAALLEFVPANAARILDLGSGGGRLLGLVRAARPQTQFVALDFSPTMLDTLRERFSSTTYVTVIAHDLANPLPEMGSFDCVISSFAIHHLAHERKRSLYGEIFEFLTPDGVFCNLEHVASPTIALHHEFLRSIDTAPEQEDPSNKLLDVETQLQWLREIGFIDVDCHWKWRELALLAGRKQNRRR
- a CDS encoding dolichyl-phosphate beta-glucosyltransferase translates to MYSLTIVIPAYNEEGRLDATLDKLAAFIEAEAWNAEIIVVDDGSQDGTARLVTRHMQQLPYLRLMQNHINRGKGFSLRRGAEAALGEIILLCDADLSVPIQEFHKLLAALHEGADIAIGSRGVVAGGERVAVPWYRRMCSAGFQMVVRSVLGLRYEDTQCGFKAFKRKAARLIFSRQRIERWGFDPEVLMLADRFCFVVKEVGVEAIHDDRSRLNLVSASFQMLCEVLKVRYHLLFGLYSHPTPSFQAASPASPPPVAGTDTLGTASASTN
- a CDS encoding glycosyltransferase produces the protein MKVCLVTAFPPSTERLNEYGFHLAKELKKHDLISLTVLADQMDQPAAELPEFDVDRCWKFNSASTPFALLRAARKHKPDVVWFNLVFSSFGDKPVPAFLGICTAFLLRLFGFYTHITLHHVIEALDLSKGTRFPRLYRFCGAIATKLILFSGSVTVLLPSYRKLLLENYGGEYVHLRKHGIFSAAPKFPDISKRGNPEHRILAFGKWGTYKRPEILIEAFAQIADRFPNAKLVIAGSNHPMCPGYVESLRERWKDCSHIEFQGYVPEDEIGRLFSSATVMVLPYTSAGGPSGVAHQACEFAVPIIGSDIPDFRDMAQTEELAMLFYENGNTDSLAKILADLLENPTLQQEMAEQNFSVAVRMTMEKVVDQYLQSFAKYIALKRRHKASRRKPAQTIEVWPSRFHRATEAMDPLNSR